Proteins from a single region of Candidatus Bathyarchaeia archaeon:
- a CDS encoding DNA topoisomerase IV subunit A, which translates to MVQKRKKSKSKGVIKERKEKVLSAMRDLGGQVYSQLDRKEFPTFRMPSRSIANILYDSKTRQYILGKRTVKRSARNVRHLRPFTQLLWTAMFADELTEQNKTSTLRDVFYSAQAYEMDFQDQQESDNLITDLETVTGYSREDFNVYPEERSAIFGDLTIEYTVPGYEGRRLNLASHPDGVMIGPALTTSEFIQPDSRKVDKVIAIEKGGLFTRFIEERVHQRFKAVLIHTAGQAPRATRFLLRRLNQELDIPVYIFTDGDPWGMHIAMVIISGSANAAHLRELNTPDAIWGGVWATDIVDYKLPSDPLTDLDVKRLNELEKDPRYAGGLWQREIDTFRKVKKKSEQEAFSRYGLTYIVDEYLPKKLKIKSN; encoded by the coding sequence ATGGTGCAGAAGAGGAAGAAGAGCAAGAGTAAGGGCGTTATCAAAGAGCGGAAGGAAAAGGTTCTATCAGCTATGCGGGACCTTGGCGGACAGGTCTACAGCCAGCTCGACAGGAAGGAATTTCCAACCTTCCGTATGCCCAGCCGATCCATAGCCAACATACTTTACGACTCCAAAACAAGGCAGTACATCCTAGGAAAACGAACCGTCAAGAGGAGCGCCCGAAACGTAAGGCATCTTCGACCCTTTACCCAACTCCTCTGGACGGCGATGTTCGCGGACGAACTGACTGAACAGAACAAGACTAGCACGTTGAGAGACGTGTTCTACTCGGCTCAAGCCTACGAGATGGACTTCCAAGACCAGCAGGAAAGCGACAATCTCATAACCGACCTAGAGACTGTGACCGGATATTCTAGAGAAGACTTCAACGTCTACCCTGAGGAAAGAAGCGCAATATTCGGGGATTTGACTATCGAATACACGGTTCCTGGATACGAAGGACGGAGGCTGAACCTAGCCTCTCACCCTGACGGCGTTATGATTGGACCCGCCCTGACAACTTCGGAGTTCATCCAACCCGACAGCCGTAAGGTTGACAAGGTAATTGCGATCGAGAAGGGTGGCCTATTTACCAGGTTTATAGAAGAACGCGTCCACCAGCGTTTCAAGGCCGTCCTTATCCATACCGCGGGACAGGCGCCTAGAGCAACAAGGTTCCTTCTTCGAAGGCTCAACCAAGAGCTAGACATCCCAGTCTACATATTCACAGACGGGGACCCGTGGGGAATGCACATTGCAATGGTTATTATCTCAGGATCAGCAAACGCGGCTCACCTTCGCGAGCTGAACACTCCAGACGCAATATGGGGCGGAGTCTGGGCAACAGACATCGTCGACTATAAACTCCCGAGCGATCCTCTGACGGACCTGGATGTCAAAAGGTTGAACGAGTTGGAGAAAGATCCCCGATATGCAGGTGGACTCTGGCAGAGGGAGATCGATACTTTTCGTAAGGTCAAGAAGAAATCGGAGCAAGAGGCATTCAGCAGATACGGTCTCACATACATTGTTGACGAGTATCTACCGAAGAAGCTGAAAATCAAGTCGAACTAG
- a CDS encoding endonuclease Q family protein, with product MRVFADLQLHSPYSRATSKNMNLKELARFASMKGLNVVGTGDCTHPNWRKENRIDLQDSTGSGLYQLRDSTSQVQFIVTGEVNTTFQFGEKSRRIHHCLLVPSIESADAVSDRLAKYGNLLSDGRPTLRVTAPELVDEVLEADRQCVIFPAHAWTPWFSLFGANSGFDSVVDCYQDRSDKIFALETGMSSDPPMNWRLSQLDRLCLVSNSDAHSAWPWRLGREANVFDLEHVSYHNLVGAIRGKDPTRFLFTIETSPAYGKYHWTGHRECQVSMSARDARGFDDKCPKCGKKMTRGVEERVEQLADRPEGYAPKNAIGYRHLLPLSEIIALVTGDTNLASPKVSDKYYVLVGQFGSEYSVMLDAPEDRLLAVAGPEISSAILRVRNDDIFVAPGYDGVYGKLDLSRHPLVKKSVGLGLEQFV from the coding sequence ATGCGCGTTTTTGCCGACCTTCAACTCCACAGTCCTTACAGCAGGGCGACAAGCAAGAACATGAACTTGAAAGAACTTGCTCGCTTTGCTTCGATGAAAGGACTAAACGTTGTCGGAACAGGCGATTGCACCCATCCCAATTGGAGGAAAGAGAACCGGATTGACCTTCAAGATTCCACTGGCTCCGGGCTCTACCAGTTGAGGGACAGTACCTCTCAAGTACAGTTTATCGTCACAGGCGAGGTCAATACCACTTTTCAATTCGGGGAGAAGTCGCGAAGAATACATCATTGTCTTCTCGTTCCTTCAATAGAGTCGGCGGACGCCGTAAGCGATCGATTGGCGAAGTATGGAAACCTATTGAGTGATGGTCGGCCCACGCTCCGCGTGACCGCTCCGGAGCTAGTGGATGAGGTGCTTGAAGCCGACCGACAATGTGTGATTTTTCCCGCGCACGCCTGGACCCCTTGGTTCAGCCTCTTTGGTGCAAACAGTGGGTTCGACAGCGTGGTTGATTGCTATCAGGACCGATCTGACAAGATCTTCGCGCTTGAGACTGGAATGTCCTCTGATCCTCCGATGAACTGGCGGCTATCGCAGCTCGATCGCTTGTGTCTCGTTTCCAATTCCGACGCGCACTCGGCATGGCCATGGCGTTTGGGAAGAGAGGCGAATGTCTTCGATCTGGAACACGTATCCTACCACAATCTTGTCGGGGCGATTAGAGGCAAGGATCCTACCCGCTTCCTGTTTACGATAGAGACCTCGCCTGCTTATGGCAAATACCATTGGACTGGCCATCGTGAATGCCAGGTTTCAATGTCCGCGAGAGACGCTCGCGGATTCGACGATAAGTGTCCCAAATGCGGAAAGAAGATGACTCGAGGCGTCGAAGAACGAGTAGAACAGCTGGCGGACCGACCGGAGGGCTACGCGCCCAAAAACGCAATTGGCTACCGCCATTTGCTCCCTCTCTCTGAGATTATCGCCCTCGTAACAGGAGACACGAATCTCGCGTCGCCAAAAGTATCGGACAAATACTATGTGCTTGTTGGACAATTCGGGTCAGAATATTCTGTGATGCTGGACGCGCCTGAAGACAGGCTGTTGGCCGTAGCTGGACCAGAGATCTCAAGCGCAATTCTTCGAGTGCGCAATGACGACATTTTTGTCGCGCCAGGCTACGACGGCGTCTACGGAAAACTCGATCTCAGTAGACATCCTCTTGTCAAGAAATCTGTGGGCTTGGGACTTGAGCAGTTTGTCTAG
- a CDS encoding DNA topoisomerase VI subunit B, protein MTVAEVFQEISAADFFYRNRDIAGFTSPSRSIYSTIRELVENSLDACETGGIPPDIYVRLSHESGPLDGPGTYIVRVEDNGIGIPTNVIPSAFGQVLYGSKYKLRQTRGTFGLGGKMALLYGQITTHSEASITSSTGSKSRIAEVVLRIDIQQNKPVIIKNKTRANKPHWRGTIIEFKTEADYSRAMPRILEYFKQTAIIVPYANITFVDPRGRLYKFLRGTTTVPPAPTETSPHPHGVDVETVQRMLKLTNARSVQEFMRKNFQRIGETTARKFLQFANLGQKKNPRNLSAQDMVKLVNAMKNYDGFLSPDPTCLSPLGEDLMETGIRKELGITDQEIESGSAFVTTLQRRPATYAGFPFIIEVGLASSKQIEMQGKILLFRFANKIPLLFDEASDVSWKVVDTEIDWRNYKVIPGETPLAVFVHVCSTKIPYKTVGKEFIADRPEVEHEILNAIREVGRNLRLYLSKREHLTQEKRRLDVFEKYLPKVAQFSTKLAKEKREPDIKPLLKGVIKYGAEEEEEQE, encoded by the coding sequence ATGACCGTGGCCGAGGTCTTCCAAGAAATAAGCGCCGCCGACTTCTTTTATCGCAACCGCGACATCGCAGGATTCACAAGCCCGTCAAGATCAATCTACTCCACGATTCGCGAGCTTGTGGAAAACTCACTAGACGCCTGCGAAACAGGCGGGATCCCTCCCGACATATACGTACGATTGTCCCATGAATCCGGTCCCCTCGACGGGCCCGGGACTTACATTGTAAGGGTCGAAGATAATGGCATTGGAATCCCAACAAATGTAATCCCATCCGCTTTCGGTCAAGTTCTCTACGGGTCGAAATACAAACTCCGACAAACGAGAGGTACGTTTGGTCTGGGCGGAAAAATGGCCTTGCTCTATGGACAGATCACCACCCATTCTGAAGCGTCCATAACGTCGAGCACAGGATCCAAGTCTCGCATAGCTGAGGTTGTTCTTCGAATTGATATTCAACAGAACAAGCCCGTCATTATCAAGAACAAGACCCGAGCCAACAAGCCGCATTGGCGGGGCACAATTATCGAGTTCAAGACAGAAGCGGACTACTCGCGTGCAATGCCCAGGATTCTCGAATACTTCAAACAGACAGCAATCATTGTCCCATACGCTAATATCACATTCGTAGACCCCAGAGGGAGGCTCTACAAGTTCCTGCGCGGCACGACAACAGTACCGCCCGCACCCACTGAGACCTCTCCTCATCCGCACGGAGTCGATGTTGAAACCGTACAAAGAATGCTGAAACTCACCAACGCCAGAAGCGTCCAGGAGTTCATGCGAAAGAACTTTCAGAGGATAGGAGAGACTACAGCCCGCAAGTTCCTCCAGTTCGCAAACCTCGGACAAAAAAAGAATCCCAGAAATCTGTCCGCGCAGGACATGGTCAAACTAGTTAACGCAATGAAGAATTACGATGGTTTTCTATCCCCCGACCCGACATGCCTCTCACCTCTCGGCGAAGATCTAATGGAAACAGGGATAAGGAAGGAACTCGGTATAACAGATCAGGAAATTGAGAGCGGCTCTGCCTTCGTGACTACGCTGCAAAGACGACCCGCGACATACGCAGGCTTTCCCTTCATCATCGAAGTCGGGCTCGCAAGCTCCAAGCAGATCGAAATGCAAGGCAAGATTCTCCTCTTCAGATTTGCAAACAAGATCCCACTGCTCTTCGACGAGGCAAGCGATGTATCATGGAAAGTTGTCGATACTGAGATTGACTGGAGAAACTATAAGGTCATCCCGGGTGAGACCCCGCTCGCCGTTTTCGTTCACGTATGCAGCACAAAGATCCCCTACAAGACGGTCGGAAAAGAATTCATTGCTGACCGACCTGAAGTAGAGCACGAAATTCTCAACGCAATCCGAGAAGTCGGTCGAAACCTCAGGCTCTACTTGTCAAAACGCGAGCATCTTACCCAAGAGAAAAGACGTCTAGACGTGTTCGAGAAGTATCTGCCAAAGGTAGCGCAATTTTCGACAAAGCTTGCAAAGGAGAAGAGAGAGCCAGACATCAAACCGCTTCTTAAAGGAGTGATCAAATATGGTGCAGAAGAGGAAGAAGAGCAAGAGTAA
- a CDS encoding metallophosphoesterase produces MPKTRIVFSSDFHGSEVVWRKFLNSASMFKADVLLMGGDMTSKVMVPVVREPDGGYTANFLGKQTRISEESLPDLKKQIRQHCYLPYVCSRAEVEKLSKDQEYVEKVFEDLEVEMVKDWLSLIPKKAPGVNVIIHPGNDDKFILDDVLKNSPNIIFAEESIVHFDDLHEGACVGWSNPTPWNSPRECTEEELLKKLEKTVSQLRSVETSCFCFHVPPYNSTIDLAPKLDATLRPVYEGGRPAFIPVGSKSVRRVIEKYQPLLGLHGHIHESPGLVKIGRTQCINPGSEYSEGILRAYIIELEDGKVKRLQRLEG; encoded by the coding sequence TTGCCCAAGACTCGAATTGTTTTCTCTTCCGACTTCCATGGAAGCGAGGTGGTCTGGAGAAAGTTCCTGAACTCTGCTTCCATGTTCAAGGCGGATGTCTTGTTGATGGGGGGAGATATGACAAGTAAGGTAATGGTACCTGTCGTTCGAGAGCCTGATGGAGGTTACACAGCCAACTTTCTAGGAAAACAGACGAGAATCTCGGAAGAGAGCCTTCCGGACCTCAAGAAGCAAATTCGCCAGCATTGCTACCTGCCCTATGTTTGCTCTAGGGCTGAAGTCGAAAAGCTAAGCAAGGATCAGGAATATGTCGAGAAAGTCTTCGAGGACCTGGAGGTCGAGATGGTAAAGGATTGGCTCTCGCTCATCCCGAAGAAAGCGCCCGGCGTAAACGTCATCATCCATCCTGGAAACGACGATAAGTTCATTCTCGATGATGTGCTGAAAAATTCCCCCAACATAATCTTTGCTGAAGAATCGATAGTCCATTTCGATGATCTTCATGAGGGAGCCTGCGTTGGATGGTCAAATCCCACACCCTGGAATAGCCCACGAGAATGCACTGAAGAAGAGCTTTTGAAGAAGTTAGAGAAAACTGTATCACAACTTAGGTCCGTCGAGACTTCTTGCTTCTGTTTCCATGTACCTCCTTACAACTCCACTATCGATCTCGCTCCAAAGCTAGATGCGACTCTGAGGCCTGTCTATGAGGGCGGAAGACCTGCGTTCATACCTGTGGGATCTAAATCAGTAAGAAGGGTCATAGAAAAGTACCAACCGCTCCTCGGACTCCACGGCCATATCCACGAAAGTCCTGGCCTCGTGAAAATAGGTAGGACCCAGTGCATTAACCCGGGAAGCGAATATTCGGAAGGAATCCTGAGGGCATATATTATCGAGCTGGAAGACGGAAAAGTCAAGCGGCTTCAACGACTTGAGGGGTAG
- a CDS encoding KH domain-containing protein, producing the protein MAETRMTAIIPKDRVGVLVGPRGAVKSTIEEKLSVDLKIDSPSGSVEIGVKPDSPDPTGALQAKDIVLAIGRGFSPERAFRLFSEDITLDIIDLHDFFGKNEAEIRRVDGRIIGREGKTRRILEELTGTAISVSGHTVSIIGSYEAVTMAKDALEKLIKGRQHGTVYKFLRRRRQEIKKEKALGLWEGQVPTAKKP; encoded by the coding sequence ATGGCCGAGACGCGGATGACCGCGATAATACCGAAGGATAGAGTGGGAGTACTTGTTGGTCCACGAGGCGCGGTAAAGTCGACAATTGAAGAGAAACTGTCGGTGGATCTCAAGATAGACAGTCCTTCAGGCTCCGTAGAAATCGGGGTAAAGCCAGATTCACCAGACCCAACAGGGGCCCTCCAAGCCAAAGACATCGTTCTCGCTATTGGGAGAGGGTTTTCTCCCGAGCGAGCGTTCAGACTCTTCAGCGAAGACATTACGCTGGATATCATCGATCTTCACGACTTCTTCGGCAAGAACGAGGCAGAAATTCGAAGGGTCGACGGGAGAATTATCGGAAGAGAAGGCAAGACAAGAAGGATTCTCGAAGAGTTGACTGGAACCGCCATCTCAGTTAGCGGCCATACCGTGTCAATAATCGGTAGCTACGAAGCAGTTACCATGGCGAAAGATGCGCTAGAGAAGTTGATCAAAGGCCGACAGCACGGCACAGTCTATAAGTTCCTAAGAAGAAGACGACAGGAAATCAAGAAGGAGAAAGCTTTAGGACTGTGGGAAGGACAAGTGCCTACAGCAAAGAAACCATGA
- a CDS encoding nucleotide sugar dehydrogenase, with protein MSDNTTALLGKVRSKKAKVCVVGLGYVGVPLAVASAQAGFGVIGVDVDKEKVSMINRGICYVEDAYSEKYLPELVKIGSISATGSISNGAVSSDIVIVCVPTPLDTRGEPDLSFLKSVAKDLSKNLLGFKLVIVESTSFPGTTTDIFQPLLERNGKRPEKDFALVYSPERIDYGNAKFGVRNIPKVVGGINIDSTQLGAEFYKAILDAPVVTVGSPSVAEATKMLENIFRYVNIALVNELAVLHETLGVDFVEAINAAATKPFGFMPHYPGPGVGGHCIPKDPFYLVFKAKQAGFALRLVSASKAVNKMMPIHTIERLIKTLETSKKSLSNASVVVWGLAYKGEVKDTRRSPSLELLKLLKQSRTKIRVFDPYVPRVTVGGKVYESSSSEMESIRDADAVIIATAHNAFRSVDLPKMRSVMRDSPILYDTRNLRTRKECEDAGFIYLATGRP; from the coding sequence TTGAGCGACAACACCACTGCTTTGTTGGGCAAGGTGAGATCGAAGAAGGCGAAAGTATGCGTCGTAGGTTTGGGGTATGTTGGCGTCCCCCTCGCAGTAGCTTCTGCCCAAGCAGGCTTCGGAGTAATCGGCGTGGATGTGGACAAGGAAAAGGTTTCCATGATCAACAGGGGCATTTGCTACGTCGAAGATGCTTACAGCGAGAAGTATCTGCCTGAACTTGTCAAAATAGGATCGATTAGCGCAACTGGGAGCATATCCAACGGGGCGGTTTCTTCTGACATTGTAATCGTGTGCGTGCCAACTCCTCTCGATACAAGAGGTGAGCCAGACCTGTCGTTCCTCAAATCTGTCGCCAAAGACCTATCGAAGAACCTCCTAGGATTCAAGCTCGTCATCGTTGAAAGCACAAGTTTTCCCGGGACCACGACAGACATCTTCCAACCTTTACTCGAGCGAAACGGAAAGAGGCCTGAGAAAGATTTCGCCCTCGTTTATTCCCCCGAGCGAATTGACTACGGCAATGCCAAGTTCGGAGTAAGAAACATTCCAAAAGTGGTAGGAGGCATCAACATCGACTCCACTCAACTGGGTGCCGAGTTCTACAAGGCGATCTTGGACGCACCCGTCGTTACTGTGGGAAGCCCGTCAGTGGCTGAAGCAACAAAAATGTTAGAGAACATATTCCGTTACGTGAATATCGCACTGGTAAACGAGCTGGCAGTCCTCCATGAAACCTTGGGCGTTGACTTCGTCGAGGCCATCAACGCAGCAGCCACGAAACCATTCGGATTCATGCCACACTATCCAGGCCCCGGAGTAGGGGGCCACTGTATTCCAAAGGACCCATTCTATCTTGTCTTCAAGGCAAAACAGGCGGGATTCGCACTGCGTCTAGTATCTGCATCTAAGGCTGTCAACAAGATGATGCCCATTCACACCATTGAGAGGTTGATCAAAACACTTGAGACGAGTAAGAAGAGTCTCTCAAACGCCAGTGTAGTGGTCTGGGGTCTAGCATACAAAGGCGAAGTGAAAGATACGCGAAGAAGCCCGAGCCTCGAGCTTCTCAAGCTTCTGAAACAATCTCGAACAAAGATCCGAGTCTTCGATCCATACGTTCCGCGCGTGACGGTCGGAGGCAAGGTTTACGAATCAAGTAGTAGCGAAATGGAATCCATCCGAGATGCAGACGCGGTCATCATCGCCACGGCACACAACGCGTTTCGAAGTGTCGACCTTCCGAAAATGAGGAGTGTTATGCGTGACAGTCCTATTCTCTATGATACAAGAAATCTCCGGACTAGAAAGGAATGTGAGGACGCTGGATTCATTTACCTTGCAACAGGACGACCGTAG
- a CDS encoding methytransferase partner Trm112: MKRRLMDILACPIDKHYPLDLHVFEEKEEIVEGLLVCSECGRWYPIMDEIPQLLPDDLREQRDELSWLTKWKESVPPRVLKEGKPFNLELSR, from the coding sequence TTGAAGAGACGGTTGATGGATATCCTCGCTTGTCCCATTGACAAGCATTACCCACTCGATCTTCACGTTTTCGAAGAGAAGGAGGAGATCGTCGAAGGATTACTGGTTTGTTCGGAGTGTGGCCGGTGGTATCCTATTATGGATGAGATACCTCAACTACTTCCGGACGACTTACGCGAGCAAAGAGACGAGCTATCCTGGCTAACGAAATGGAAGGAAAGTGTCCCCCCTCGGGTGTTGAAGGAAGGTAAACCCTTCAACCTTGAATTGTCACGTTGA
- a CDS encoding APC family permease produces the protein MAEEKLFVRKATGLVREIGAITAIIIVMANTIGLGWQKRVFQYTGLAPLPENQYWAGIPPMTMAFIVGGIAVLLSVLAVSVLAAAMPRSGGGYVVISRIIGPVWGFLAAWLEFLSIAWSFGIIAVAVFEGLYFIMGPVAFGLNFGPPAGIPTDEFLFLVGLLLVVIFTVIGVFGVKLTGLLLQAMFWIPAVLTFYVFGLLSQANNTTILSGMQNVLGVAPGKYVAAATNATLTNNLQSQVAGIGGYAGAFTTCLIGAYFAYIGYAASTFVAGEIKEANKALPKTLAIASILIIALYVSISLVGAYALKGIGQVTVGNNTYSLLTAWSYLSYGGKVSLASVGLPTVKLWTTTVAGLAGSGINLGSANVLLVVFGVFWVANDIPPFILTASRVLFAMSFDRVLPAPLANVNDRFHSPINAVIIVGIVALLGCFSESTILDPGGTLNPGKNAAIAAILGSGGGVQITDFYDSFFFTLFTLSLVILPLRASRKQIFDTAPYKPGGKWGMLGLGLAGFGANLFVDYEFVWPQGSDFGLSQINWASSTLLSDISAVIFTIVVAILGVAVYYIHRMRRGINYSTIFAQIPPE, from the coding sequence TTGGCAGAAGAGAAGTTATTCGTCCGAAAGGCAACCGGCCTAGTTAGGGAAATCGGGGCTATCACTGCGATCATAATTGTGATGGCGAACACGATAGGATTAGGTTGGCAAAAGAGGGTTTTCCAGTATACGGGTTTAGCTCCCCTGCCCGAGAACCAATACTGGGCGGGAATTCCTCCCATGACCATGGCGTTCATCGTCGGTGGAATTGCAGTTTTGCTATCTGTACTCGCTGTCTCCGTCCTTGCTGCGGCTATGCCTCGCTCAGGGGGAGGGTATGTCGTGATTTCGAGAATTATTGGGCCGGTTTGGGGCTTCCTCGCTGCTTGGCTTGAGTTTCTAAGTATCGCTTGGTCATTTGGAATAATCGCCGTCGCGGTATTCGAGGGGCTGTATTTCATTATGGGACCAGTTGCGTTCGGCCTCAACTTCGGACCACCCGCAGGGATCCCGACTGACGAGTTCCTGTTCCTCGTGGGTCTACTGCTCGTCGTGATTTTCACAGTAATAGGGGTCTTCGGGGTTAAACTAACCGGCCTCTTACTCCAGGCGATGTTTTGGATTCCGGCGGTTCTCACGTTCTATGTTTTTGGACTACTCAGTCAGGCGAACAACACGACGATTCTTTCAGGAATGCAGAACGTACTAGGGGTTGCACCCGGCAAATATGTTGCCGCCGCAACGAACGCAACCTTGACGAACAACCTTCAGAGCCAAGTTGCTGGTATTGGGGGTTACGCCGGTGCCTTTACCACATGCTTAATCGGAGCATATTTTGCATATATCGGGTACGCAGCCTCCACTTTCGTTGCGGGGGAGATAAAGGAAGCCAATAAGGCCCTTCCCAAAACGCTTGCCATCGCATCCATACTAATTATCGCGCTATACGTCAGCATATCTCTCGTTGGTGCGTACGCTCTCAAGGGGATAGGCCAAGTTACAGTTGGCAACAACACATACTCCCTGCTGACTGCTTGGAGTTACCTGTCCTACGGCGGGAAAGTGAGTCTAGCGAGCGTTGGTCTTCCAACTGTCAAATTGTGGACTACCACAGTTGCCGGGCTTGCCGGTAGCGGCATCAACCTTGGATCTGCTAACGTACTGCTGGTCGTTTTCGGAGTGTTTTGGGTCGCCAATGACATTCCGCCATTCATTCTAACGGCCTCGAGAGTTCTGTTTGCCATGTCCTTCGACCGGGTGCTCCCAGCCCCATTGGCGAACGTTAATGACCGGTTCCACTCTCCTATCAATGCCGTGATCATAGTTGGAATCGTCGCTCTTCTGGGCTGTTTCTCGGAGTCTACCATACTAGACCCGGGCGGCACCTTGAACCCCGGGAAAAACGCTGCAATTGCGGCAATACTAGGCAGTGGCGGCGGGGTACAAATTACAGATTTCTACGATTCATTCTTCTTCACATTATTCACGCTGTCGCTAGTAATACTGCCCTTGCGAGCCAGTAGGAAGCAAATTTTTGACACAGCCCCCTACAAGCCGGGTGGTAAGTGGGGCATGCTAGGCTTAGGACTCGCCGGGTTCGGCGCAAACCTCTTTGTCGACTACGAATTCGTCTGGCCGCAAGGATCAGACTTTGGGCTGTCACAGATAAACTGGGCATCGTCAACACTATTGAGCGATATCTCGGCAGTCATCTTCACTATTGTGGTAGCAATTCTAGGTGTCGCGGTATACTATATCCACAGAATGAGAAGAGGCATAAACTACTCTACCATTTTCGCCCAAATACCTCCCGAATAG
- a CDS encoding serine protein kinase RIO produces MSDKIDEGVRRREVRYDNERRVRIKWSEDTESLEEVFDRRTIMTVLKMLNTGVLKELHGAMKSGKESKIYHGVDPKGKEVAVKIFLTTSNVFRHGRLKYIRGDPRFKDIPHDTQSLVDQWASKEFKNLELADHAGISVPKPIHVEKNVLILGFIGKDGIPAPVLREVRLQAAADWYKKIIELIKQLFDKAKLVHGDLSEYNIMIPNGYPVIIDFGQAVTTEHPEARAFLERDIENINHYFEGLNVRTQSLAKIIGAR; encoded by the coding sequence TTGAGCGACAAGATTGACGAGGGGGTTCGGCGGAGAGAGGTTCGGTACGACAACGAACGGCGCGTCAGAATAAAGTGGAGTGAGGATACTGAATCGCTTGAAGAGGTGTTCGACCGACGTACGATCATGACGGTTCTCAAGATGCTCAACACCGGGGTTCTGAAAGAGCTTCACGGCGCAATGAAATCTGGAAAGGAGAGTAAGATCTACCATGGAGTAGATCCTAAGGGAAAAGAAGTGGCAGTCAAGATTTTCCTTACCACATCAAACGTATTCAGGCATGGCCGATTGAAGTACATCCGTGGAGACCCTCGTTTCAAGGATATACCGCATGACACGCAATCTCTTGTAGACCAGTGGGCGTCGAAGGAGTTCAAGAATCTCGAACTGGCGGACCATGCGGGAATATCAGTTCCGAAACCGATCCATGTGGAGAAGAATGTTTTGATTCTCGGATTTATTGGGAAGGATGGAATCCCTGCCCCAGTCCTTAGAGAGGTGCGACTTCAGGCGGCTGCAGATTGGTACAAGAAAATAATCGAATTGATCAAGCAACTATTCGATAAGGCGAAACTCGTCCATGGCGACTTGAGCGAGTACAATATCATGATCCCAAACGGATATCCGGTCATAATCGACTTCGGGCAAGCAGTAACTACGGAGCATCCTGAGGCTCGAGCTTTCCTCGAAAGAGATATCGAGAACATCAACCATTATTTTGAGGGTCTCAACGTCAGAACTCAATCTCTAGCGAAGATCATAGGAGCTCGATAA
- a CDS encoding DUF354 domain-containing protein, which yields MKVWIEVLTPKQALFFEPLCRALSGNEHEVLITTRVYREAEQTLRLKKLRFSVVGSHGGGTAFGKLIASAERIAKLGKLIQKWKPSVAVSFSSVEASRVAFGLGIPHVAANDSPHSWMVARLTIPLTTFLCCPWIIGRSAWDAFGGPIKKVVLYRALDPAAWLKRHRPNDRVLGQLDLKNDRPIVVFRTEEAFASYLMGKSSDKEPVVGPIIDELLRRELDCQVVVSTRYGMQAPVIRKRFGDSVTVVDRIVDATSLLSYSSAFVGSGGTMTVEAALLGIPSISCFPGPKPLYIQYLEKLGLVETIRSPREIASRVQRILTNPEAFEGQRRSGRQLLAKMEDPVAKILSTVELAGRLRRY from the coding sequence ATGAAAGTCTGGATCGAAGTTCTGACCCCGAAACAGGCGCTCTTTTTTGAGCCCTTGTGTCGTGCGCTGTCGGGGAACGAGCATGAGGTATTGATTACAACGCGCGTCTACCGTGAGGCCGAACAGACGCTCAGATTGAAGAAGCTGCGATTTTCAGTAGTGGGAAGCCATGGCGGTGGAACTGCATTCGGGAAGCTCATCGCGAGTGCTGAAAGAATTGCAAAACTCGGAAAACTGATTCAGAAGTGGAAGCCAAGCGTGGCGGTCTCCTTCTCTTCGGTCGAAGCATCTCGGGTCGCGTTCGGCCTAGGGATCCCTCATGTTGCAGCTAACGACTCGCCACACTCCTGGATGGTAGCCAGGCTGACAATACCCCTAACAACTTTCCTTTGCTGTCCTTGGATCATCGGTCGATCCGCTTGGGACGCGTTCGGCGGACCCATAAAGAAGGTAGTCCTTTACAGGGCATTGGATCCTGCCGCCTGGCTCAAACGCCATCGTCCGAACGATAGAGTTCTGGGTCAACTGGACCTCAAGAACGATCGGCCGATCGTCGTTTTCAGAACCGAAGAAGCCTTCGCATCCTATCTCATGGGGAAATCCAGTGACAAAGAGCCAGTAGTAGGGCCGATTATCGATGAGTTGTTAAGGCGAGAATTGGATTGCCAAGTAGTAGTGTCTACAAGGTATGGGATGCAAGCTCCCGTGATCAGAAAGCGATTCGGTGATAGTGTTACTGTCGTCGACAGGATAGTAGATGCCACCAGCCTGCTTTCGTACTCCTCAGCTTTTGTCGGCTCGGGGGGCACAATGACTGTTGAGGCTGCGCTATTGGGGATTCCATCGATCTCCTGCTTTCCTGGACCTAAACCCTTGTACATCCAGTACCTGGAGAAGCTCGGCCTGGTCGAGACGATTAGGTCACCTCGAGAAATCGCATCTAGAGTTCAAAGAATTCTAACCAACCCGGAGGCATTTGAAGGCCAGAGGAGAAGTGGAAGACAACTCCTGGCGAAAATGGAGGACCCAGTCGCCAAGATTCTTAGCACGGTAGAGCTAGCGGGCCGGTTGAGGAGATATTGA